From the Butyrivibrio fibrisolvens genome, one window contains:
- a CDS encoding glycosyltransferase family 4 protein — MIGQKRVPSRDGGVEIVVWELATRLRDLGYEVDCYNRYNKSVKLAEEYEKIPGKRGWYKDGIRIITVPTLKNGKLNAVIYSFLATIRALFGGYDVIHFHAEGPCLMIPIAKFLGKRCIATIHGLDWQRAKWGNFASRMLKKGEKNAALYADEVIVLSKNVQDYFKEKYGRDTHFIPNGISAPQKVGPKEITEKYGLKGDDYILTLSRIVPEKGIHYLLHAFRNIDTDKKLVIAGGASNAAEYMEEIKALAAKDTRVIMTDFIHDRTLQEICSNAYIYCLPSDVEGMSISLLEMMSYGNCCLVSDIEENVEVVEDKAPTFKKSDEDNLENVLRYLLDNPKEVEKYKKESSDYICSKYNWELVVDETIAIYKR; from the coding sequence ATGATAGGTCAAAAGCGTGTTCCATCGAGAGATGGGGGCGTGGAGATTGTTGTATGGGAACTGGCAACACGTTTAAGAGATTTAGGATATGAAGTGGACTGTTACAATCGCTATAATAAGAGCGTCAAATTAGCAGAAGAATATGAGAAAATCCCTGGTAAACGTGGTTGGTACAAAGACGGAATTAGGATAATCACAGTACCTACGCTAAAAAATGGGAAACTAAATGCTGTTATCTACTCGTTTTTGGCAACAATAAGGGCTTTATTCGGAGGTTATGATGTGATTCATTTTCATGCCGAGGGTCCATGTCTTATGATTCCGATAGCTAAATTTTTGGGAAAAAGATGTATAGCAACAATCCACGGGCTTGACTGGCAGAGAGCCAAATGGGGCAATTTTGCATCTAGGATGCTAAAAAAAGGTGAGAAGAATGCCGCTCTGTACGCAGATGAAGTGATAGTTTTATCTAAAAATGTTCAGGACTATTTTAAAGAAAAGTATGGAAGAGATACACATTTTATACCAAATGGTATTTCTGCTCCTCAGAAGGTAGGACCAAAGGAAATAACAGAAAAATATGGACTTAAAGGCGATGATTATATTCTGACTCTTAGTCGTATAGTTCCTGAAAAAGGTATTCACTATCTTCTTCATGCATTTAGAAATATCGATACCGATAAAAAGCTTGTTATTGCAGGCGGCGCGAGTAATGCAGCCGAATATATGGAAGAGATCAAAGCACTTGCTGCCAAAGATACTAGAGTTATAATGACAGATTTTATCCATGATAGAACTCTTCAGGAAATATGTTCTAACGCCTATATCTATTGTCTTCCTAGTGATGTTGAAGGAATGTCAATAAGTCTTCTTGAGATGATGAGTTATGGGAACTGTTGTCTTGTAAGTGATATTGAAGAAAATGTAGAGGTTGTAGAGGATAAGGCGCCTACATTCAAGAAGTCGGATGAAGATAATCTTGAAAATGTTTTGAGATATTTGTTAGATAATCCAAAGGAAGTTGAGAAATATAAAAAAGAATCGTCTGATTACATCTGCAGTAAATATAACTGGGAACTGGTGGTTGATGAGACGATTGCGATTTATAAGAGATGA
- a CDS encoding glycosyltransferase has translation MKKISVVVPCYNEENSIERLYTVISEMFKKELKAYDYELILADDFSKDRTREIIARICSEDKHVKAVFNMANFGFSRNVFSALQEMTGDAAFLVFGDMQDPPQLLPEFVKKWEEGKKVVIGQKIASKENAIMTFMRKRYYGLIRKLSDKPQIEEFNGYGLYDKKFIDIMRDIDDVQPYLKTVVSEYASDYGVVYYTHQRSVRGKSNFNFYRNYDFAMEGITSSTKKLLRIATFLGAGLGVFSVIYSIYVFIMKIVSPEMFPEGTASIMIGVYLIGSAQLFFIGILGEYMLSVNVRTMKKPRVVVDRKINFDDKEDNSDNEK, from the coding sequence ATGAAAAAAATTAGTGTAGTGGTTCCTTGTTATAATGAGGAAAACAGTATAGAACGACTCTATACTGTAATATCAGAAATGTTTAAAAAGGAACTTAAAGCATACGATTATGAATTGATACTTGCAGATGATTTTTCTAAAGACAGAACCAGAGAGATCATTGCAAGGATCTGTAGTGAAGACAAGCATGTTAAAGCGGTATTTAATATGGCAAATTTTGGCTTTTCACGAAATGTGTTCTCAGCACTTCAGGAAATGACAGGAGATGCCGCTTTTCTTGTGTTTGGAGATATGCAGGATCCGCCTCAGCTTCTGCCGGAATTTGTAAAAAAGTGGGAAGAGGGTAAAAAAGTCGTAATAGGTCAGAAAATTGCAAGTAAGGAAAATGCAATAATGACATTTATGAGAAAGAGATATTACGGGCTAATTAGAAAACTCTCGGATAAACCGCAGATTGAAGAATTTAATGGATATGGCTTGTATGATAAAAAGTTTATAGATATTATGAGGGACATTGATGATGTTCAGCCTTATTTAAAGACTGTTGTATCTGAATATGCTTCTGATTATGGTGTCGTATATTACACTCATCAGAGATCAGTAAGAGGTAAATCCAATTTCAATTTCTATCGTAATTATGATTTTGCGATGGAGGGAATAACATCATCCACTAAAAAACTTCTAAGAATAGCGACATTCTTGGGGGCTGGTCTGGGAGTGTTTAGTGTTATATATTCTATTTATGTTTTTATAATGAAAATAGTATCACCTGAAATGTTCCCTGAGGGAACAGCATCTATCATGATTGGCGTATATCTGATCGGTTCAGCTCAGCTTTTCTTTATTGGAATCTTAGGAGAGTATATGCTTAGCGTTAATGTACGTACCATGAAGAAACCAAGAGTTGTTGTTGATCGAAAAATAAACTTTGATGATAAAGAAGACAATAGCGATAATGAAAAGTAG
- a CDS encoding glycosyltransferase family 4 protein — protein sequence MKILIVRPWPYELNLKGYNVQETGLARALVRRGHTCGIVLYRKKGKSYSELLEEGIVVYHLRGFNILKNGIFIGLSKIAKKYDIIQTNEYDQIQSWMLYRKTGNGKKIVVYHGPYYDEFNKGYNLRCKLFDILFLSRSSRKLAGVVCMTKSPQAADFLKSKGFTNVRSVGVGIDPKPFENVEIIDQRIRLPEKKKINILYVGKIEERRNIDFLLSLYEELSLDDRFYFTIIGNGEKEYVSKMMPQIMELEKRGCLQYFEKASQQELSKVYQASDIMLFPSNYDIFGMVLLEAMYFGCIVISSNNGGSGTLISSGDDGVICNGFDKKEWISHVHNIIADHDKMTAMKDKASRKIREHYTWDKIAAEFESEYLK from the coding sequence ATGAAAATACTTATTGTACGTCCTTGGCCGTATGAACTGAATCTGAAAGGTTATAATGTTCAGGAAACAGGGCTTGCAAGAGCGCTGGTAAGACGTGGTCATACGTGCGGGATAGTTTTGTATAGAAAAAAAGGGAAAAGCTATTCCGAGCTTCTTGAAGAGGGTATAGTTGTATATCATCTTCGAGGATTTAATATATTAAAGAATGGTATATTTATTGGTCTGTCTAAAATAGCAAAAAAGTATGACATTATTCAGACTAATGAGTATGACCAGATTCAAAGCTGGATGTTGTATAGAAAAACAGGTAATGGCAAGAAGATAGTCGTATACCATGGCCCTTATTATGACGAATTTAATAAGGGATATAACCTTAGATGTAAGCTGTTTGATATTTTGTTTCTTAGTCGTAGTTCCAGAAAACTTGCTGGTGTTGTGTGCATGACTAAAAGCCCACAGGCCGCAGATTTTCTGAAAAGTAAAGGCTTTACCAATGTAAGATCGGTTGGAGTTGGAATTGATCCAAAACCCTTTGAAAATGTCGAGATTATAGATCAAAGAATCAGATTACCAGAAAAAAAAAAAATAAATATATTGTATGTAGGCAAAATAGAAGAAAGACGTAATATAGATTTTCTTTTGAGTCTATACGAGGAATTATCTTTAGATGACCGCTTTTATTTTACAATCATTGGAAACGGAGAGAAAGAATATGTATCCAAAATGATGCCACAGATAATGGAATTAGAAAAAAGAGGATGCCTGCAGTATTTTGAAAAAGCATCTCAGCAGGAATTATCTAAAGTGTATCAGGCATCAGATATAATGCTATTTCCATCAAACTATGATATATTTGGTATGGTCCTTTTGGAAGCTATGTATTTTGGTTGCATAGTTATAAGTAGTAATAATGGCGGATCTGGTACGCTTATAAGTAGTGGAGATGACGGAGTAATATGTAATGGCTTTGATAAAAAAGAGTGGATCAGTCATGTCCATAATATAATTGCTGATCATGATAAAATGACAGCAATGAAAGATAAAGCATCTAGAAAAATAAGAGAACATTATACATGGGATAAGATAGCTGCTGAATTTGAATCGGAATATTTAAAGTGA
- a CDS encoding glycosyltransferase, with translation MSKISVVLAAYNGSATILRQISSIMMQTRKPDEVIIIDDASNDDTVDIVRQFKEDNCLDNWMIIQNDHNVGWKENFKLGFSKATGDLIFPCDQDDFWYDKKIQIMTEIMDESPNIELLVSNYKICYKGTSPTENLAYLWNQLHMSNDRSLKQICFDEKWYYTSRPGCTYCFRSDLFSNTLKLWKKELSHDGQLWRYSCIRNSLYIYNEPLMDFWRYGSNSTSTKRMTRESRIAELETMLDFYKHCIHNLESIIGTGEKGKNKAANNIMKAGVEVISKRIELLERRKPTITDELKLYKKYKNYYMGIPAAIIDWKVGRE, from the coding sequence ATGAGTAAAATATCAGTAGTGCTGGCGGCATATAATGGATCAGCAACAATACTTCGCCAGATCAGTTCCATAATGATGCAAACAAGAAAACCTGATGAAGTGATCATTATTGATGATGCATCTAATGACGATACGGTAGATATAGTCAGACAATTTAAAGAAGACAATTGCCTGGATAATTGGATGATCATTCAAAATGATCATAATGTTGGATGGAAAGAAAATTTTAAATTGGGCTTTAGTAAAGCGACAGGAGACCTGATTTTTCCATGTGATCAGGATGATTTTTGGTATGACAAAAAAATTCAGATAATGACTGAGATAATGGATGAAAGTCCTAATATTGAGCTTTTAGTATCCAATTATAAAATTTGCTATAAAGGTACCTCCCCTACTGAGAATTTGGCATATTTGTGGAATCAGCTGCATATGTCCAATGATAGAAGCCTTAAGCAGATATGCTTTGATGAAAAATGGTACTACACAAGTAGGCCGGGATGCACGTACTGTTTTAGGTCGGACTTGTTTAGTAATACATTAAAATTATGGAAAAAGGAACTTTCTCACGATGGCCAATTATGGAGATATTCGTGTATAAGGAATAGCCTGTATATTTATAATGAGCCACTTATGGATTTTTGGCGATATGGTAGTAATTCTACAAGCACCAAGAGAATGACTAGAGAATCTCGTATTGCCGAACTTGAAACAATGTTAGACTTTTACAAACATTGCATACATAACTTAGAGTCTATTATAGGTACTGGTGAAAAGGGTAAGAATAAAGCGGCAAACAATATAATGAAGGCTGGAGTTGAAGTTATAAGTAAGAGAATTGAGCTGCTGGAAAGAAGAAAACCCACTATTACAGATGAATTAAAACTATATAAGAAATATAAAAATTATTATATGGGTATACCTGCGGCAATAATTGACTGGAAAGTCGGACGTGAGTAA
- a CDS encoding WecB/TagA/CpsF family glycosyltransferase yields MQIESYLKRIYRKHTLLLDYVCVIVSYTLALAFRYIVFSRLYQKSLTISAIYITMVLVLIALLTFITYVGNDRFKVVPQESKAEVVFDVIRIQVVMLFGIVIYLFAAGWSGYVSRTVLGLVFIFNTVLDSFARLWYRKRILDKISGDVKDRHYLMVTDKASSSFAPKQFELSHPGIVMDVVIIDDMEARDRRASGAIDISSTKDGQDITPNSELIHDTASNYELISDIQKGSYIKAYIYLPSSTQNQIFDIVRQLEDKDIPSDIILSALGDRPELRNFSDDNGFRTLNYTAMQKKGSVLGVNYTISTISEAVFYVRHHLDKLKGQYICFSNVHTTVMAHDRRDVLEAENSSAFTFTDGAPVARALRHQEESDAIRMAGPDFMKEMLISSMDGKTSHYFYGSSEKTLKALKDNIEKTYPGVVVKGYYSPPFRQLSDEEDEQIIDMINAADADVIWIGLGAPRQEKWMLAHKDKFRGVMVGVGAAFDFHAGTIKRAPKWMQMLSLEWFYRLLQDPARLFKRYFVTNIRFLWLLMVDNKIKR; encoded by the coding sequence ATGCAGATAGAATCTTATTTAAAACGAATATACAGAAAGCATACACTGCTTCTGGACTACGTATGCGTGATAGTGTCGTATACACTGGCACTGGCATTTAGATATATAGTGTTCTCAAGACTATATCAGAAATCACTCACCATATCAGCAATATATATAACCATGGTGCTGGTGCTCATAGCACTTCTGACCTTCATAACCTATGTTGGCAATGACAGATTCAAGGTAGTGCCGCAGGAGAGTAAGGCAGAGGTTGTATTTGACGTTATCAGGATCCAGGTTGTCATGCTGTTTGGCATAGTGATATACCTCTTTGCAGCAGGTTGGAGCGGATATGTATCAAGGACAGTCCTTGGGCTTGTCTTCATATTCAATACAGTTCTGGATAGCTTTGCAAGGCTATGGTATAGAAAGAGAATTCTTGATAAAATATCCGGTGACGTCAAGGACAGACACTATCTCATGGTGACGGATAAAGCTAGTAGCAGCTTTGCTCCCAAGCAGTTCGAATTATCACATCCTGGGATCGTGATGGATGTAGTGATTATTGATGATATGGAGGCAAGAGATAGAAGAGCTTCCGGAGCTATTGATATAAGCAGTACTAAAGACGGACAGGATATTACTCCGAATTCTGAGCTTATACATGACACAGCTTCGAATTATGAGCTTATCTCAGATATCCAGAAAGGCTCCTACATTAAAGCCTACATATATCTTCCGAGTAGTACACAGAATCAGATCTTCGATATAGTAAGACAGCTTGAAGATAAGGACATACCATCAGATATCATCCTATCGGCGCTTGGTGACAGGCCTGAACTTAGAAACTTCTCGGATGACAATGGCTTTAGAACTCTTAATTATACTGCTATGCAGAAGAAGGGAAGCGTACTAGGAGTTAACTATACCATATCAACTATATCCGAGGCTGTATTCTATGTTAGACATCACCTTGATAAGCTTAAGGGCCAGTATATATGCTTCTCTAACGTTCATACTACTGTTATGGCACATGATAGAAGAGACGTACTGGAAGCTGAGAACAGTTCAGCCTTCACATTCACAGACGGAGCACCGGTAGCAAGAGCACTAAGACATCAGGAAGAGAGCGATGCTATCCGTATGGCAGGTCCTGACTTCATGAAAGAGATGCTCATATCCTCCATGGATGGCAAGACTAGCCACTATTTCTACGGCTCTTCCGAGAAGACGCTTAAGGCACTTAAAGACAATATCGAGAAGACCTACCCCGGTGTTGTAGTTAAAGGGTACTATTCACCGCCATTTAGACAGCTGTCAGATGAAGAAGATGAGCAGATCATAGATATGATAAATGCTGCAGATGCAGATGTCATCTGGATAGGACTTGGAGCTCCAAGACAGGAGAAGTGGATGCTGGCGCATAAGGATAAGTTCAGAGGCGTAATGGTAGGCGTTGGCGCAGCATTTGATTTCCATGCAGGGACTATCAAGAGGGCACCTAAGTGGATGCAGATGCTGTCACTTGAGTGGTTTTATAGACTGCTTCAGGATCCGGCGAGACTATTTAAGAGATACTTTGTGACTAATATAAGATTCCTGTGGTTACTAATGGTAGACAACAAGATAAAGCGTTAG
- a CDS encoding alpha-1,2-fucosyltransferase has protein sequence MFTDPGSMDWCKENGDIFALDFSKDKINFVTWNSGENSFRDLQLISECKHCVFTESSFGFWGAWLNKNPNKITIAPDPTINATNWF, from the coding sequence ATATTTACTGATCCTGGAAGCATGGATTGGTGTAAAGAAAATGGAGATATTTTTGCCTTGGATTTCTCTAAAGATAAGATTAATTTCGTGACATGGAATAGTGGCGAGAATAGTTTTAGAGACCTTCAACTGATATCGGAATGTAAGCATTGTGTATTTACAGAAAGCTCGTTTGGTTTTTGGGGAGCATGGCTTAATAAAAATCCAAACAAGATTACAATAGCTCCGGATCCGACGATCAATGCGACTAATTGGTTTTAA
- a CDS encoding ABC transporter ATP-binding protein: MDILKKFRYIFSHKQKIESCVIFVLITIGTVLELLGVSMLQPVINCIISPEKIMKYRLLNVIFTYFGISSDRVQILWLLIGIVIIYLTKNIYLVFMYRAQYKYIYSNMRELSTKMMKSYLARSYSYHKKKSTAELLRNINQDTADFFGVIQALVFLLTEGMVVCALIVYLLIMDKSVTIAIGLMLAVVVFFLYKFYKKFLLVLGQRNRECEAKVNKWVQQAFGGIKEVKVMNKENFFYEQYDNAYAGRVHSEYSYHTFISIPKPLIEAATISALLAAAGLKIILGTAPAYFVPTLSAFVVAAYRLLPSFNRITEYLGTIAYQKPAVDAIYKDLKEIDSTVNNNGEYKSVTDSKLEQPLPLNDAIHIQNLGFGYEDDNKSIFNDVSFDIKKNTSVAFIGASGAGKTTLADIILGLLPPTNGSIKVDDNDIRDNLSRWHKTIAYIPQNIYILDDTIRANIAFGLSDAEIDEERLNDAVKRAQLSEVIEELDEGLDTVIGEGGVRFSGGQRQRIGIARALYNNPQVLVLDEATSALDNETEKAVMDSIEKLHGEITLIIIAHRLSTIQGCDYIYRIEDGKAVLQKK, from the coding sequence ATGGATATTTTAAAGAAATTCAGATATATATTCAGTCATAAGCAAAAAATAGAAAGTTGTGTGATCTTTGTTCTCATAACAATAGGTACTGTGTTGGAACTTCTTGGTGTTTCAATGCTGCAGCCTGTCATTAACTGCATAATAAGCCCTGAGAAGATAATGAAATATAGGCTTTTGAATGTTATATTTACATATTTTGGCATTAGTAGTGACAGAGTTCAGATTTTATGGCTCCTTATAGGTATAGTAATAATATATCTTACTAAGAATATTTATCTGGTATTTATGTATAGAGCTCAATATAAGTATATATATTCCAATATGCGAGAACTATCTACAAAGATGATGAAAAGTTATCTTGCAAGGTCATATTCCTACCACAAGAAAAAAAGTACAGCTGAGCTCCTTAGAAATATAAATCAGGATACAGCTGACTTTTTTGGCGTTATACAGGCGCTCGTTTTCTTGTTGACAGAAGGAATGGTTGTATGCGCATTAATAGTCTATCTTTTGATCATGGATAAGTCTGTTACTATAGCAATAGGGCTCATGTTAGCTGTAGTTGTGTTTTTCTTATATAAGTTCTATAAAAAGTTTTTGCTTGTTCTTGGACAGCGAAACAGAGAATGTGAAGCTAAAGTTAATAAGTGGGTACAGCAGGCATTTGGCGGAATCAAAGAAGTTAAGGTAATGAATAAAGAAAACTTTTTTTATGAGCAGTATGATAATGCCTATGCAGGAAGAGTACATAGTGAATATAGCTATCATACATTTATATCCATTCCTAAACCGCTTATAGAAGCAGCTACTATTTCGGCGCTTTTGGCTGCTGCAGGACTTAAGATAATTCTGGGTACAGCTCCGGCATATTTTGTTCCGACATTATCAGCATTTGTCGTTGCAGCATATCGTCTGCTCCCGTCTTTTAATAGAATTACTGAATATCTGGGGACAATAGCATATCAGAAACCCGCTGTAGATGCTATCTATAAGGATCTTAAAGAAATAGATAGTACAGTTAATAACAATGGTGAATATAAGTCAGTAACAGATTCAAAGCTAGAACAGCCATTACCACTTAATGATGCTATCCATATTCAAAATCTTGGATTTGGATATGAAGATGATAATAAAAGCATATTTAATGATGTTTCATTCGACATAAAAAAGAATACATCTGTAGCATTTATTGGAGCCTCAGGAGCTGGCAAGACAACGTTGGCAGATATTATATTGGGGCTTTTGCCACCAACAAACGGAAGTATCAAGGTTGATGATAATGATATCAGAGATAATCTTTCTAGGTGGCATAAGACTATAGCTTATATTCCTCAGAATATATACATATTGGATGATACTATAAGAGCTAACATAGCATTTGGCCTTTCTGATGCTGAAATAGATGAAGAACGTCTTAATGATGCTGTAAAAAGAGCACAACTTTCTGAGGTTATAGAGGAACTTGATGAAGGTCTAGATACAGTAATTGGAGAAGGTGGAGTGCGTTTTTCTGGAGGCCAGCGTCAGAGAATAGGAATAGCAAGAGCTTTATATAATAATCCGCAGGTTCTTGTGTTAGATGAAGCTACATCTGCACTTGATAACGAAACAGAAAAAGCTGTTATGGATTCAATTGAAAAATTACATGGCGAGATCACACTTATAATTATTGCTCACAGGCTGTCAACAATACAGGGATGCGATTATATATACAGGATTGAAGATGGCAAAGCAGTTCTTCAGAAGAAATGA
- a CDS encoding glycosyltransferase translates to MKILIVNKFLHPNGGSETYIFEIGKQLQKMGHEVQYFGMEHEGRIVGNRVESYTQDMNFHGGGLSKITYPFKILYSKEARKALRPVLEDFRPDVVHLNNINFQLTPSVIDEVKSFDKNIKIVYTAHDAQWVCPNHLMRIPSTGERCLRCIDGAYGNCTKHRCIHDSKLRSLLGQIEAQIYKKRHTYKQVDTIISPSQFLADVLSHNEDLKGRIVTLHNFVEVPEATKYAALNKCNQVTLSNNEKRDYVLYFGRYDVEKGIRIILAAAKNLPEVDFVFAGKGNFEKELEELPNIQNVGFQDKEGIAKLIKDARFSVFPSICNENCPFSVIESIVNGTPVVGSDIGGVPELIDDGKTGMLFEAENVSDLTDKIFKLWNDNEQIQKMHDNCLQVATSDRFDTLEGYCEKLLKIYDESKE, encoded by the coding sequence ATGAAAATACTTATAGTCAATAAATTCCTCCACCCAAACGGAGGCTCAGAAACATATATATTTGAGATAGGAAAGCAGCTTCAGAAGATGGGCCATGAGGTCCAGTATTTTGGCATGGAGCATGAAGGAAGAATCGTAGGTAATCGCGTAGAGAGCTATACTCAGGATATGAACTTCCATGGCGGTGGACTGTCTAAGATTACCTATCCCTTCAAGATACTGTATTCTAAAGAAGCAAGAAAAGCACTCAGACCAGTCCTTGAAGACTTTAGGCCTGACGTAGTACATCTTAATAACATCAATTTCCAATTGACCCCTTCTGTAATAGACGAGGTCAAAAGTTTTGATAAGAATATCAAAATAGTCTATACAGCTCATGATGCCCAGTGGGTATGCCCTAATCACCTGATGCGCATACCATCTACCGGAGAGAGATGCCTTAGATGCATAGACGGAGCCTATGGTAACTGCACTAAGCATAGGTGTATACATGATTCTAAGCTTAGAAGCCTTCTGGGACAGATAGAAGCACAGATTTATAAGAAAAGACATACCTACAAACAGGTAGATACCATAATAAGCCCCAGCCAGTTTCTTGCGGACGTATTGTCGCACAATGAGGATCTAAAGGGCAGGATAGTGACACTTCACAATTTTGTAGAGGTTCCGGAGGCAACCAAATATGCCGCTTTGAATAAATGCAATCAGGTAACATTAAGCAATAATGAAAAGAGAGATTACGTTCTCTATTTCGGGCGCTACGATGTTGAAAAAGGGATTCGTATTATATTGGCAGCAGCCAAAAATCTTCCTGAAGTAGATTTCGTCTTTGCAGGCAAGGGTAACTTCGAGAAAGAGCTAGAAGAACTTCCTAACATCCAAAACGTAGGTTTCCAGGATAAAGAAGGAATTGCTAAACTGATAAAAGATGCAAGATTTAGTGTGTTTCCTTCAATCTGTAATGAAAATTGCCCATTCTCAGTTATAGAATCTATAGTCAATGGAACTCCTGTAGTTGGTTCTGATATTGGTGGAGTTCCTGAACTTATAGATGATGGTAAAACGGGAATGCTATTTGAAGCGGAGAATGTATCAGATCTTACAGATAAGATTTTTAAACTCTGGAATGATAACGAACAGATTCAAAAAATGCATGACAATTGCCTGCAGGTAGCTACAAGTGATAGATTTGATACACTTGAGGGTTATTGTGAGAAATTGTTGAAGATTTATGACGAATCAAAAGAATAA
- a CDS encoding glycosyltransferase family 32 protein — MIPKIIHYAWFGRNPKSELIRKCIASWSKYNPDYKIIEWNEDNYNVNSIPYVSEAYKQKKWAFVADYAKFDILNQYGGIILDTDVEFLKPLPDNMLESEAFCAFECSRGVAPGLIYASEPHQRILEQVIEEYKGRSFSTNNTVGDITTAILKQNGLVINDSFQKINGVDVYPNEYFCAFDHETQHFTITDNTVSIHHYTASWSNWKRKAHFKMIWLLAELLGPSTYLKLKHKFYHPKKD; from the coding sequence TTGATACCCAAAATAATTCATTACGCCTGGTTTGGAAGAAATCCAAAGTCAGAGCTTATAAGGAAGTGTATTGCTTCATGGAGCAAATACAATCCAGATTATAAGATAATAGAATGGAATGAGGATAATTATAATGTTAATAGCATTCCATATGTTTCTGAGGCATATAAACAAAAAAAATGGGCATTTGTTGCTGATTATGCTAAATTTGACATACTTAATCAGTATGGCGGAATAATATTGGATACAGATGTAGAATTTTTGAAACCACTTCCTGATAATATGCTTGAATCTGAGGCATTTTGTGCATTTGAATGTAGTAGAGGTGTTGCGCCGGGACTTATATATGCGTCAGAACCGCATCAAAGAATATTGGAACAGGTAATCGAGGAATATAAGGGAAGATCATTTTCAACGAATAATACAGTTGGAGATATTACAACAGCTATTCTTAAGCAGAATGGCTTAGTGATAAATGATTCTTTTCAAAAGATCAATGGTGTAGATGTGTATCCAAATGAGTATTTCTGTGCTTTTGATCACGAAACGCAGCACTTTACTATTACTGATAATACAGTTTCAATCCATCACTATACAGCATCATGGTCCAACTGGAAGAGGAAAGCGCATTTTAAAATGATATGGCTTCTTGCAGAATTATTAGGACCATCAACATACTTAAAACTTAAACATAAATTTTATCATCCGAAAAAAGACTAA